From Portunus trituberculatus isolate SZX2019 chromosome 37, ASM1759143v1, whole genome shotgun sequence, one genomic window encodes:
- the LOC123513918 gene encoding nucleolar protein 14-like isoform X2, whose amino-acid sequence MDPEQKMALRLAAEKRRQFGKKSLFNLNEDEELTHAGLALDDSNLNDKLGLSDDEDDDMLDAKFVKEQHFGGGLLTKLDGADETDKGKPKSKKEWIDEIIAESKKKKAESRKEKEEQYEAVSKLNSELQSFMKLMANQAMTKDDKDSARKNCEFRDYDTLVQELVFDRTGKAKAVEKLKTPEELISEERQHLLNLEADRVRRMKGEKPSSSGAKPKSADDLDDGFTLTQDQRFHVSYKDGEIMTHTDLKENDDDDEQRNNDSEDEKDGEEEEAEEEEEEEEEEDKGEEEKEDTNVEEKDSDEESDRYSDILEESESEGDEEIDVKREKNVTQNKKVKDTQKKEMMEAAKKEIPYTFEVPQDYEAFWALLENHSPQEVGVILERMITCNHPSLGGKNKDKCDDVFAYILQTLHILTDEDGDSPLLDVSPFMYVDQLVSPLYTITQVSPVNSAKALLQVIEEKYEDCSKTKFKKYPLASTFVFLKIAGLLFPASDYIHPVMTPVMVFLCQLLGQARISTCRDITAALFTAHLLHEYLSLSKRFVPELTNTMNGLLFMAVRSQDKTQLPLTPPFKCVGPTASLLVLETPVTRFSETKLVFEDLNNRERQIDDDFRINAFCKAVKLLKLLSNCWIELPSIRAIMTPTKTLLQAMTLENYTDNVKKLVEELLSVFESLPSEGNALVREERKPTAIHMFEPAIEKIIDGVKKRHGTKEYLEKQKLIHKLKREKKGARKAVRGDTAFLARQQLQETLQSDADRKRKVGQIMSGLQMQEGDFKKMKKKK is encoded by the exons ATGGATCCAGAGCAGAAAATGGCACTTCGCCTTGCTGCAGAAAAAAGACGACAGTTTGGGAAG AAGTCACTTTTCAACTTGAATGAGGATGAAGAGTTGACACATGCAGGCCTTGCCCTTGATGACTCCAACCTGAACGACAAGCTTGGCCTCAGTGATGATGAGGACGATGACATGCTGGATG cCAAGTTTGTGAAGGAGCAGCATTTTGGTGGTGGACTACTCACCAAGCTGGATGGTGCTGATGAAACTGACAAAGGGAAACCCAAGAGTAAAAAGGAATGGATTGATGAAATTATCGCtgaatcaaagaaaaagaaggcagaatccaggaaagaaaaagaggagcagTATGAGGCTGTCAGTAAACTTAATTCAGAACTTCAGTCATTTATGAAGTTGATGGCAAATCAGGCAATGACCAAAGATGATAAGGACAGC GCAAGAAAGAACTGTGAATTCAGAGACTACGACACTTTGGTACAAGAACTTGTCTTTGACCGTACTGGTAAAGCAAAAGCTGTAGAGAAGCTCAAGACACCAGAAGAATTAATAAGTGAGGAACGGCAACATCTACTGAACCTGGAGGCGGATCGAgtgagacgaatgaaaggagagaaaccaAGTTCATCAGGAGCCAAACCAAAGAGTGCTGATGACCTTGATGATGG ATTTACATTAACTCAAGACCAGAGATTTCATGTCAGTTATAAAGATGGtgaaataatgacacacactgacttgaaggagaatgatgatgatgatgaacagagAAATAATGACAGTGAAG ACgaaaaggatggagaagaagaggaagcggaagaggaggaggaagaggaagaggaagaggataaaggagaggaagagaaggaagatacaaATGTTGAAGAAAAAGATTCAGATGAAGAAAGTGATAGATATTCTGATATTCTtgaggaaagtgagagtgagggtgatgaagaaattgatgtgaagagagaaaagaatgtcacacagaacaaaaaagtgaaggatacacagaaaaaagaaatgatggaagCAGCAAAGAAGGAAATTCCATATACATTTGAAG TTCCCCAAGACTATGAGGCATTTTGGGCTTTGCTGGAGAACCATTCCCCACAAGAAGTTGGTGTTATTCTAGAAAGAATGATAACTTGCAATCACCCAAGCCTTGGGggcaagaacaaggacaagtgTGATGATGTCTTTGCTTATATCCTGCAG ACTCTGCATATTCTAACAGACGAGGATGGAGACTCCCCTCTTCTGGATGTGTCCCCTTTTATGTATGTTGACCAGTTGGTGTCACCACTTTACACAATTACTCAGGTGTCACCAGTAAACTCAGCAAAAGCACTCTTGCAG gttattgaagaaaagtatGAGGACTGCTCCAAAACAAAATTTAAGAAATATCCCTTGGCTAGCACG tttgttttcttGAAAATAGCTGGCCTGCTTTTTCCAGCATCAGATTACATCCATCCAGTTATGACGCCAGTGATGGTGTTCCTATGCCAGCTACTGGGTCAGGCAAGGATCTCCACGTGTAGGGATATCACAGCAGCATTGTTCACAGCTCATCTCTTGCATGAG TACCTAAGTCTCTCCAAGCGATTTGTACCGGAACTGACAAACACAATGAATGGGCTCTTGTTCATGGCTGTTAGAAGCCAAGACAAGACTcaactccctctcactcccccatTCAAGTGTGTTGGACCCACTGCCTCCTTGCTTGTGCTGGAAACACCTGTGACACG ATTTTCAGAAACCAAGTTGGTGTTTGAAGATCTTAAcaacagagaaagacaaattGATGATGACTTCAGAATCAATGCATTCTGTAAAGCTGTCAAATTACTAAAGCTTTTGAGCAACTGTTGGATAGAATTGCCATCCATCCGTGCTATCATGACTCCTACAAAGACACTTTTGCAGGCAATGACCTTAGAAAATTATACTGATAATGTAAAGAAACTTGTAGAAGAATTACTTTCAGTATTTGAATCCTTACCAAGTGAAGGGAATGCACttgtgagagaagaaaggaaacccACAGCAATCCACATGTTTGAACCTGCTATTGAAAAAAT AATTGATGGTGTCAAGAAACGTCATGGAACCAAAGAATATCTTGAGAAGCAAAAGCTTATCCATAAGCTGAagcgagagaaaaagggagcaCGAAAAGCAGTACGGGGCGACACAGCTTTCTTGGCACGCCAGCAGCTGCAAGAAACACTACAGAG TGATGCTGATCGTAAGAGGAAGGTTGGGCAGATCATGAGTGGCCTACAGATGCAAGAAGGAGActtcaagaaaatgaagaagaaaaaatga
- the LOC123513918 gene encoding nucleolar protein 14-like isoform X1 produces MGKKGKFKPRAGADQRQGSQAKGKKHNPFEIHINRVKHDVMGRKSKTDRGLPGVSRAKAMKKREKTLLQEYKVRHKSNVFLDRRIGENNAHMDPEQKMALRLAAEKRRQFGKKSLFNLNEDEELTHAGLALDDSNLNDKLGLSDDEDDDMLDAKFVKEQHFGGGLLTKLDGADETDKGKPKSKKEWIDEIIAESKKKKAESRKEKEEQYEAVSKLNSELQSFMKLMANQAMTKDDKDSARKNCEFRDYDTLVQELVFDRTGKAKAVEKLKTPEELISEERQHLLNLEADRVRRMKGEKPSSSGAKPKSADDLDDGFTLTQDQRFHVSYKDGEIMTHTDLKENDDDDEQRNNDSEDEKDGEEEEAEEEEEEEEEEDKGEEEKEDTNVEEKDSDEESDRYSDILEESESEGDEEIDVKREKNVTQNKKVKDTQKKEMMEAAKKEIPYTFEVPQDYEAFWALLENHSPQEVGVILERMITCNHPSLGGKNKDKCDDVFAYILQTLHILTDEDGDSPLLDVSPFMYVDQLVSPLYTITQVSPVNSAKALLQVIEEKYEDCSKTKFKKYPLASTFVFLKIAGLLFPASDYIHPVMTPVMVFLCQLLGQARISTCRDITAALFTAHLLHEYLSLSKRFVPELTNTMNGLLFMAVRSQDKTQLPLTPPFKCVGPTASLLVLETPVTRFSETKLVFEDLNNRERQIDDDFRINAFCKAVKLLKLLSNCWIELPSIRAIMTPTKTLLQAMTLENYTDNVKKLVEELLSVFESLPSEGNALVREERKPTAIHMFEPAIEKIIDGVKKRHGTKEYLEKQKLIHKLKREKKGARKAVRGDTAFLARQQLQETLQSDADRKRKVGQIMSGLQMQEGDFKKMKKKK; encoded by the exons atgggaaagaagggaaagttcAAGCCTAGAGCTGGGGCAGACCAGCGGCAAGGCAGTCAAGCCAAAGGGAAGAAGCATAATCCCTTTGAGATTCACATCAATCGAGTGAAGCATGATGTTATGGGGAGAAAGagcaagacagacagaggcTTGCCAGGGGTGTCCAGAGCGAAAGCAATGAAAAAG AGAGAAAAAACCTTATTACAAGAATATAAAGTTCGTCACAAGAGCAACGTTTTCCTAGATAGACGGATTGGTGAAAACAATGCTCATATGGATCCAGAGCAGAAAATGGCACTTCGCCTTGCTGCAGAAAAAAGACGACAGTTTGGGAAG AAGTCACTTTTCAACTTGAATGAGGATGAAGAGTTGACACATGCAGGCCTTGCCCTTGATGACTCCAACCTGAACGACAAGCTTGGCCTCAGTGATGATGAGGACGATGACATGCTGGATG cCAAGTTTGTGAAGGAGCAGCATTTTGGTGGTGGACTACTCACCAAGCTGGATGGTGCTGATGAAACTGACAAAGGGAAACCCAAGAGTAAAAAGGAATGGATTGATGAAATTATCGCtgaatcaaagaaaaagaaggcagaatccaggaaagaaaaagaggagcagTATGAGGCTGTCAGTAAACTTAATTCAGAACTTCAGTCATTTATGAAGTTGATGGCAAATCAGGCAATGACCAAAGATGATAAGGACAGC GCAAGAAAGAACTGTGAATTCAGAGACTACGACACTTTGGTACAAGAACTTGTCTTTGACCGTACTGGTAAAGCAAAAGCTGTAGAGAAGCTCAAGACACCAGAAGAATTAATAAGTGAGGAACGGCAACATCTACTGAACCTGGAGGCGGATCGAgtgagacgaatgaaaggagagaaaccaAGTTCATCAGGAGCCAAACCAAAGAGTGCTGATGACCTTGATGATGG ATTTACATTAACTCAAGACCAGAGATTTCATGTCAGTTATAAAGATGGtgaaataatgacacacactgacttgaaggagaatgatgatgatgatgaacagagAAATAATGACAGTGAAG ACgaaaaggatggagaagaagaggaagcggaagaggaggaggaagaggaagaggaagaggataaaggagaggaagagaaggaagatacaaATGTTGAAGAAAAAGATTCAGATGAAGAAAGTGATAGATATTCTGATATTCTtgaggaaagtgagagtgagggtgatgaagaaattgatgtgaagagagaaaagaatgtcacacagaacaaaaaagtgaaggatacacagaaaaaagaaatgatggaagCAGCAAAGAAGGAAATTCCATATACATTTGAAG TTCCCCAAGACTATGAGGCATTTTGGGCTTTGCTGGAGAACCATTCCCCACAAGAAGTTGGTGTTATTCTAGAAAGAATGATAACTTGCAATCACCCAAGCCTTGGGggcaagaacaaggacaagtgTGATGATGTCTTTGCTTATATCCTGCAG ACTCTGCATATTCTAACAGACGAGGATGGAGACTCCCCTCTTCTGGATGTGTCCCCTTTTATGTATGTTGACCAGTTGGTGTCACCACTTTACACAATTACTCAGGTGTCACCAGTAAACTCAGCAAAAGCACTCTTGCAG gttattgaagaaaagtatGAGGACTGCTCCAAAACAAAATTTAAGAAATATCCCTTGGCTAGCACG tttgttttcttGAAAATAGCTGGCCTGCTTTTTCCAGCATCAGATTACATCCATCCAGTTATGACGCCAGTGATGGTGTTCCTATGCCAGCTACTGGGTCAGGCAAGGATCTCCACGTGTAGGGATATCACAGCAGCATTGTTCACAGCTCATCTCTTGCATGAG TACCTAAGTCTCTCCAAGCGATTTGTACCGGAACTGACAAACACAATGAATGGGCTCTTGTTCATGGCTGTTAGAAGCCAAGACAAGACTcaactccctctcactcccccatTCAAGTGTGTTGGACCCACTGCCTCCTTGCTTGTGCTGGAAACACCTGTGACACG ATTTTCAGAAACCAAGTTGGTGTTTGAAGATCTTAAcaacagagaaagacaaattGATGATGACTTCAGAATCAATGCATTCTGTAAAGCTGTCAAATTACTAAAGCTTTTGAGCAACTGTTGGATAGAATTGCCATCCATCCGTGCTATCATGACTCCTACAAAGACACTTTTGCAGGCAATGACCTTAGAAAATTATACTGATAATGTAAAGAAACTTGTAGAAGAATTACTTTCAGTATTTGAATCCTTACCAAGTGAAGGGAATGCACttgtgagagaagaaaggaaacccACAGCAATCCACATGTTTGAACCTGCTATTGAAAAAAT AATTGATGGTGTCAAGAAACGTCATGGAACCAAAGAATATCTTGAGAAGCAAAAGCTTATCCATAAGCTGAagcgagagaaaaagggagcaCGAAAAGCAGTACGGGGCGACACAGCTTTCTTGGCACGCCAGCAGCTGCAAGAAACACTACAGAG TGATGCTGATCGTAAGAGGAAGGTTGGGCAGATCATGAGTGGCCTACAGATGCAAGAAGGAGActtcaagaaaatgaagaagaaaaaatga
- the LOC123513920 gene encoding phosphatidylinositol N-acetylglucosaminyltransferase subunit C-like: protein MEWQEWRRVLWKKQPFPDNYVGDSFLRVSKKRKELSLCEACHGALAVTHEICSCLGLVVIFFGISEGHLNSACVLTLTAAMGVGGYIITRTKLITSVRDDLKVACFYMVLIACASPIIKSLTGSVATDSINASTTFLLLLRLAVHDYGTEVAIVNPTVSHNVGLFASVCLASRLESDLDVFTLMTVAVTLFTLFPSFRRYFQNQLGYRWSIVVTMVVAVVTVLGILVYAPHLLLLFLIALFVCNLLVPMLYVSLQGYKQNIYGPWDEAQIEGR from the exons ATGGAATggcaggagtggaggagagtgcTGTGGAAGAAGCAGCCATTCCCAGACAACTATGTGGGGGATTCCTTCCTCAGGGTTAGCAAGAAAC GAAAGGAATTATCCTTGTGTGAGGCGTGTCATGGGGCGTTGGCTGTCACTCATGAAATATGCAG CTGTTTGGGTCTGGTGGTGATTTTCTTTGGAATATCAGAAGGTCATCTTAACTCTGCTTGTGTCCTGACCTTGACAGCAGCAATGGGAGTTGGGGGCTACATCATCACCAGGACCAAGCTTATTACGTCAG TACGAGATGACTTGAAGGTAGCGTGCTTCTACATGGTACTGATTGCCTGTGCCTCACCTATCATCAAGAGTCTGACAGGGAGTGTTGCCACAGACTCCATCAATgcctccaccaccttcctcctgctcctccgtcTGGCTGTGCACGACTATGGGACAGAAGTGGCAAT AGTGAACCCAACAGTGTCTCACAACGTGGGTCTCTTTGCCTCGGTGTGTCTGGCATCCAGGCTGGAGAGTGACCTGGATGTCTTCACACTGATGACTGTAGCAGTGACTCTCTTCACACTCTTCCCCAGCTTCAGGAGGTACTTTCAG AACCAGTTGGGCTACAGGTGGTCCATTGtggtgacaatggtggtggcagtagttaCAGTGTTAGGAATACTGGTGTATGCTCCCCATctcctgctgctcttcctcATAGCTCTGTTTGTCTGCAATCTCCTTGTTCCAATGTTGTATGTCTCCCTCCAGGGATATAAACA aaATATATATGGACCATGGGATGAAGCACAGATTGAAGGCAGATAG